A single region of the Sphingomonas sp. LY29 genome encodes:
- a CDS encoding tyrosine-type recombinase/integrase: MGHSSFDAVNAAPAWNVGRKLGAKRPLKPKEIWAIRFMLDQAGKLRDRALFDLAIDSKLRGCDLVRIRIGDLVSGGRIRNRSMVIQQKTKRPVQFELLEPARSSLLAWLERRGGGLEEFAFPSRVDRHHHLSTRQYGRLVDEWVMGIGLRKEDYGTHSLRRTKAALIYKQTGNLRAVQILLGHTKIESTVRYLGVDIEDALALSEGTEV; the protein is encoded by the coding sequence ATGGGACATTCTTCTTTCGATGCAGTCAATGCAGCCCCTGCCTGGAACGTAGGCCGGAAGCTCGGCGCGAAACGCCCGCTGAAGCCCAAGGAAATTTGGGCCATCCGTTTCATGCTCGATCAAGCCGGCAAGCTTCGTGATCGAGCCCTCTTTGACCTCGCAATCGATAGCAAATTACGTGGCTGCGACCTTGTGAGGATTAGGATCGGCGATCTCGTTTCCGGCGGTCGCATTCGCAACCGATCGATGGTCATTCAGCAAAAGACTAAGCGCCCTGTGCAGTTCGAACTTCTCGAGCCAGCTCGGTCAAGCCTCTTGGCTTGGCTCGAACGCCGCGGTGGAGGGCTGGAGGAGTTTGCCTTTCCCAGCAGGGTGGATCGCCATCATCACCTCAGCACTCGACAATATGGGAGGCTAGTCGATGAATGGGTCATGGGGATAGGTCTGCGGAAGGAAGATTACGGCACGCACTCGCTGCGGCGTACAAAGGCAGCATTAATCTACAAGCAGACCGGTAATCTTCGAGCTGTTCAGATCTTGCTCGGCCACACGAAAATCGAGAGCACCGTCAGGTATCTGGGCGTGGATATCGAGGATGCGCTTGCTCTGTCAGAGGGCACCGAAGTCTGA